From Kineosporia succinea, the proteins below share one genomic window:
- a CDS encoding serine/threonine-protein kinase, which translates to MPDATELRTGDPAEVAGYRIVRRLGQGGQGVVFLAVGDDGGKVAIKQLRQVEDKQARRRFAKEVSAARRVAPFCTARIISFELEGEIPHVVSEFIEGPSLQRLVRDDGPVSGTKLERLAIGTVTALAAIHQAGVVHRDFKPANVMVSPDGPRVIDFGIARDMSSETTVTSRIFGTPAYMAPEQIRNERVSPQTDMFAWASVIAFAATGRAPFDSGHMMAVVHRITTMEPNLDAVPDSLVDVLRQCLTKDAKQRPTAQQTLAMLLGRPTPSRDVANPTAVLAEGSRIARTSAVGGGASAGASAGGGLTAGTSAGVKGDDGPGGLGGGSRPKAAGGAAEGTGGSDAGEVGEGSAVRPAEDAEGAAGSVRDAAGASAEDAAGGTGRPAAPGAADGENAPGAPARTSAGSAVEVGRAANLDDDTVPTPVMRRADASGAKPSSTGAGSSGAASTGAASAAAPPTEASAARATPAPDSGPETAPTVETGMGYSRPLPLTDTASRTSPPKTASPKTTSPKGTPSQTVQPKATPPARASAQPAQPAQPKGAHPEGTQPKGTRPKPAALARPEASSRGGEGTKGPERPQSTQATVSTKPSGTPQATPRTPRTKPGGLDAPIYGTPETGRLSAKPELPTQQQITRDPGPATAFGSSLRLVPAVILIAILLVTGGGLALRGLLDGDQTGDQTGDVPAGQGESGAGQDPGPGASALLPDWSTGSWIGTATQPNGRVKTWTVTLTLTAGQNSGRMSIAELGCEASLGDVSGLGDSLRMTATTQQDDWGQCAGSGDVALVRVDDDTVQFAWQDETQPANQATAELTRQ; encoded by the coding sequence ATGCCTGACGCGACCGAGCTTCGCACCGGCGACCCCGCAGAGGTCGCGGGCTACCGCATCGTGCGACGCCTCGGGCAGGGCGGGCAGGGCGTCGTGTTCCTCGCGGTCGGCGACGACGGCGGGAAGGTCGCCATCAAGCAGCTGCGCCAGGTCGAGGACAAGCAGGCCCGGCGGCGGTTCGCCAAGGAGGTCAGCGCCGCGCGGAGGGTCGCGCCGTTCTGCACCGCGCGCATCATCTCGTTCGAGCTCGAGGGCGAAATTCCGCACGTGGTGAGCGAGTTCATCGAAGGCCCGTCGCTGCAACGGCTCGTGCGCGACGACGGCCCGGTCTCCGGCACCAAGCTCGAGCGGCTCGCGATCGGCACGGTCACCGCACTCGCCGCCATCCATCAGGCCGGCGTGGTGCACCGTGACTTCAAGCCCGCCAACGTGATGGTCTCGCCCGACGGCCCACGGGTGATCGACTTCGGCATCGCCCGCGACATGTCCAGCGAGACCACGGTCACCAGCCGGATTTTCGGCACGCCCGCGTACATGGCGCCCGAGCAGATCCGCAACGAACGGGTGAGCCCGCAGACCGACATGTTCGCCTGGGCCTCGGTGATCGCGTTCGCCGCCACCGGCCGGGCCCCGTTCGACTCCGGGCACATGATGGCCGTGGTGCACCGGATCACCACGATGGAGCCGAACCTCGACGCGGTGCCCGACTCGCTCGTCGACGTGCTGCGCCAATGCCTGACCAAGGACGCGAAACAGCGCCCGACCGCCCAGCAGACCCTGGCGATGCTGCTCGGCCGCCCGACCCCCTCACGTGACGTGGCCAACCCGACCGCCGTGCTCGCGGAGGGCAGTCGGATTGCCCGGACGAGCGCGGTTGGCGGGGGAGCATCGGCCGGGGCGTCCGCGGGAGGTGGACTGACGGCCGGGACGTCGGCCGGGGTGAAGGGCGACGACGGGCCCGGTGGTCTCGGTGGTGGCTCGCGGCCGAAGGCGGCCGGAGGCGCGGCGGAGGGCACGGGGGGAAGTGACGCCGGGGAGGTGGGCGAGGGTTCCGCCGTAAGGCCCGCCGAAGACGCCGAGGGCGCTGCCGGTTCGGTGAGGGATGCGGCCGGCGCTTCTGCCGAGGACGCGGCCGGGGGCACCGGGCGACCTGCGGCCCCGGGGGCGGCGGACGGCGAGAACGCGCCCGGAGCTCCGGCGAGGACATCGGCGGGCAGCGCGGTCGAGGTGGGGCGCGCGGCCAATCTCGACGACGACACCGTGCCGACCCCGGTGATGCGAAGGGCGGACGCGTCGGGGGCCAAGCCGTCGTCAACCGGCGCGGGGTCGTCCGGTGCTGCGTCAACCGGCGCTGCATCGGCCGCTGCACCGCCGACCGAGGCCTCGGCCGCGCGCGCGACTCCGGCCCCGGACTCCGGCCCCGAGACCGCCCCCACCGTCGAGACCGGAATGGGCTACTCGCGTCCCCTGCCGCTGACGGACACCGCGTCCCGAACCAGCCCGCCCAAGACGGCCTCGCCCAAGACGACCTCGCCCAAGGGCACCCCTTCCCAAACCGTCCAGCCCAAGGCCACCCCGCCCGCCCGCGCCTCCGCCCAACCCGCCCAACCCGCCCAACCCAAGGGCGCCCACCCCGAAGGCACCCAGCCCAAGGGCACCCGGCCCAAGCCCGCCGCACTCGCTCGACCCGAGGCCTCCTCAAGGGGAGGTGAGGGGACCAAGGGGCCGGAACGTCCGCAATCGACGCAGGCAACGGTGAGCACCAAGCCCTCGGGCACCCCGCAGGCCACCCCGCGAACTCCGCGCACCAAGCCCGGCGGGCTCGACGCACCGATCTACGGCACCCCCGAGACCGGCCGCCTCTCGGCCAAACCCGAGCTGCCGACCCAGCAGCAGATCACCCGGGATCCTGGTCCGGCGACGGCGTTCGGCAGCTCGCTGCGTCTGGTGCCGGCCGTGATCCTGATCGCCATCCTGCTGGTGACGGGCGGGGGCCTGGCCCTGCGGGGCCTTCTCGACGGCGACCAGACCGGCGACCAGACCGGCGATGTCCCGGCCGGGCAGGGGGAATCGGGCGCCGGGCAGGACCCCGGACCGGGCGCGAGCGCCCTCCTGCCCGACTGGAGCACGGGCAGCTGGATCGGCACCGCCACCCAGCCGAACGGACGCGTCAAGACCTGGACCGTGACCCTCACCCTGACCGCGGGGCAGAACTCGGGCCGGATGTCGATCGCCGAGCTGGGCTGCGAGGCGAGCCTCGGCGACGTCTCCGGCCTCGGCGACTCGCTGCGGATGACCGCCACCACGCAGCAGGACGACTGGGGGCAGTGCGCGGGCTCCGGTGACGTCGCCCTGGTGCGCGTCGACGACGACACCGTGCAGTTCGCCTGGCAGGACGAGACCCAGCCGGCGAACCAGGCCACCGCCGAGCTCACCCGACAGTGA
- a CDS encoding phosphatase PAP2 family protein has translation MRELVLLGALWGVYSLSRLIASAEPQPALARARALLSFEQNTGLDLERGLNRFVVQHEWLGVAASFYYAAAHYLVTAAVLVALWAAGRPAYRRARNALVLATVIALSVYLTLPTAPPRFLPGYTDVLASSARLGWWSHGDSLPGGLGRMTNELAAMPSMHAGWALWVALALHLVTTNRLLRGLGWLHAVLTAAVVVGTANHWLADVAAGWLVVAAAWVVVGYVVRTVGARSAAGSPAPGDGPVSRAEAGNRRP, from the coding sequence GTGCGGGAACTCGTTCTGCTGGGCGCACTCTGGGGCGTCTACTCGCTGTCCCGGCTGATCGCGTCGGCCGAGCCCCAACCCGCTCTCGCCCGGGCCCGGGCCCTGCTGTCGTTCGAGCAGAACACCGGCCTCGACCTGGAGCGGGGCCTCAACCGGTTCGTCGTGCAGCACGAATGGCTCGGTGTGGCGGCGAGTTTCTACTACGCGGCCGCGCACTACCTGGTCACGGCGGCGGTGCTGGTGGCGCTCTGGGCCGCCGGGCGCCCGGCCTACCGGAGGGCCCGCAACGCTCTGGTGCTGGCGACGGTGATCGCCCTGTCCGTCTACCTGACGCTGCCCACGGCTCCGCCGCGCTTCCTGCCCGGCTACACCGACGTCCTCGCCTCGAGCGCCCGTCTGGGCTGGTGGAGCCACGGCGACTCACTGCCCGGGGGCCTGGGCCGGATGACCAACGAGCTCGCCGCCATGCCCTCGATGCACGCCGGCTGGGCGTTGTGGGTGGCACTGGCGCTGCACCTGGTCACCACCAACCGCCTGCTGCGCGGGCTGGGCTGGCTGCACGCGGTGCTGACCGCCGCGGTCGTGGTCGGCACGGCGAACCACTGGTTGGCGGACGTGGCGGCCGGGTGGCTCGTGGTCGCGGCGGCCTGGGTGGTGGTCGGGTACGTGGTCAGAACGGTCGGCGCCCGGAGCGCGGCCGGCAGCCCGGCCCCGGGCGACGGTCCCGTCAGTCGAGCTGAGGCTGGTAACCGGCGGCCCTGA